The Candidatus Krumholzibacteriia bacterium genome contains the following window.
CCGGACGCCGGTTTTTCCCCGTCGATGACCCAAACCCGCTTCGATGCGCCCATGGCTGGCCTCCGTCGTGACGCCATGCGGCATCCTCCGGCGCTTGCCAGGGAATGCTCCAGGCACCACTCGTCCAGTCGATCCCCACGGAGCACGCAACGGTCGTGCCTCGAGAGCCGGCGTGCGCTCGGGTCCTTCGAGGAAGTTCGAGGCAGCGCGAGACATGGTGGGTCAGCGCTTCCACGAGACCAAGTCGGCGAGGAGCGCAGGGTGCGGCGCGCTCTGTCAGCGCGAGACCACGAGCTTCCGCGTCTCGACGCGGCCAGCGGCGCTGAAGCGGTAGACGTAGAGGCCTGAAGCGAGGCGGTGGCCGCGGTCGTCGCTGCCGTCGAAGGGGAGTCCGTGCACTCCCGGCCCGAAGGAGCGCGAGGTGAGCCGGCGCACCGGACGGCCGCCCACATCGAAGATCACGATGTCGACCGGCGCCTCCCTTTCCAGCCGGAAGAAGATCTGCGTGCTCGGGCCGAGCGGATTCGGCCAAGCCCACGACGTCGTGCCCGCAATTCCGCCCTCGAACGGCACCGCGGTCGTGCTCGGCAAGGCGACGATGGCCCCCGCCTGGGTGAGCGTGTCGGCCCCGCAAGGGTTCGAGACGATCAGGGTCACGTCGTACGTCCCCGGCGTCTGATAGGTGTGCGACGGGTTCTGCTGCGTCGAGGTGCCGCCATCGCCGAAGCTCCAGCTCCAAGCGCTCGGGGTCGGTGCCGACTGGTCGGTGAAGGCAACGAGCAGCGGCACTTCGCCCGTGGCCGGGAGTGCAGAGAACGCCGCCGTCGGTGCCGGCGGTTGCACGGTCACCAAATTGGGAACGAGGAGCGTGTCGCTGCAGCTCGCGCTCGAGACGATGAGCCGCACCGCATACGTCCCCGCCGCGGTGTAGAGATGCGCTGGATTCTGCAGCGTCGAAGTACCGCCATCCCCGAAGGTCCAGGCCCAACCTACGATCCCGGTCCCGGTGGAGAGGTCGGTGAACCCCACCGAGAGCGAGGCGCAGCCCGTCGTGGGTGTGGCGGAGAAGTTCGCCACCAGATCGCACGCTACCGCGCAGCTGGCGGCGCCGAGCGCCTCGGCGGCGTTGGCGATCCCCGAGCCCAGGAGCCGGACGTCGTTGTACGGATCGGTGTTGTTGACGATGAGAGCGAACTTCTGCGGCCCCGTGAGCGCCGGATTGCACGATTCGAGCAAGGCGGCGATGCCGACGATGTGCGGCGATGCCATGGAGGTGCCGTCGGAAAGGGCGAGGTAGTGGTTCGCTGGATTCGGGTCGTTGGGATTGCGGTAGGTGCTGAGGATCTCGACGCCCGGGGCCGCCACGTCCACCCAGGAACCGCTATTGGTGAAGCTCGCGCCGTTCCCCAGCTTGTCGGTGGCGGCGACGTTGAGCACGTCGGTCCGGCCGCCGAGGAAATCGGCGACGGTGCTGTTGCTGTTCCCCGCCGAGTGCACGACCATCACATCGTGGGCCATGAGATTGTCCACTGCCGCCCCCAGACCACCGGTATCCGAGGAACTCCAGGAGCAGTTCACCGCCACCACGTGCACACCGTGGTCGACGAGAGCGGCGACGTATTGCATGGCCTGCGCCGCCCAGTCCATGCGCACGATGCCCGTCGTCTGGCCTCCGATGCGCCCCAGGTAGCCGATGCGTAGCGGCAGGATCTTGACCCCGGTGCCAGCGCCGCTGGGGGCGCCGTTGCTCCAGCCGCCGGCCATGCCGGAGACGATGGAGCCGTTGTTGGTGATGGCGCTCACCGTGCCGGCCACGTGCGTGCCGTGCCCGACGCCGTCGTCGGGACTGTTGTCGACGCCACTGCAATCCGCGTCGAGGCAGGTGACACCGCCGCCGCCGCCCTGGGCCACGAAGTCCCAGCCGATCGTGTCGTCCACGAAGCCGTTGAGATCGTCGTCGAGGGCGTTGCCCGGCGTTTCCCCCGGGTTGATGAAGATGTTGCCGCCGGCGAAGGGGTTCGAAGGCCCCCACTGCGCGCTGTTGCCGCCGAGATCCACGTGGAAGTAGCGCACCCCGGTGTCGAGGATGGCGACGACGACGCCGGAACTTCCAGTCTGCGTATCCCACGCCTGGTCCACGTGCACGCTATGGGTGTCCCAGTAGTGCCACTGATCGAAGTTGAAGTTGGGGTTCGGTGAATCCCTGAAGTAGGGATCGTTGGGCTCGGCGTGCACTGCGTGCATGCCGATGCGCTCGACGCGCTGCACCGTCGGGTCAGCGGCGAAGGCCGCCAGCGCCGCTTCGCGGCCGCTCCCTGCTGGGAGCGTGACGCGGTAATGACCGGTGAGATCGGGTCGTCGTGCGCCGGGAGCGGGCCGCTCCGCCCCGGGGAACAGCGCTTCGAACTGCTGCACCCGATGCGTGTCGAGCAAGCGCTGCAACGAGGGGACATCGACGCGCGGGCGTCCGTCTGGCTGTCTCTCGACCTGAGGACGCGTCCCCGGCCGGAGCACGAGGACGAAGGCGTCCTCCACCCAGCCGACGAAGTCCGGCCCCGGTTGGAAGGGCAAGCGCAGCACTTCCTCCGCACCGAGCGGCCGCGCGGCGAGGGGAAGGGTGAGAGCGACGAGCGCCAGGACCCCGAAGGGTCGCGATGAACGTCTGGACATGGGGCCTGATTCTACAACATCCGCCTCGGCCCCGGTAGCTGGCAGAGCGGTGCGCAGAATGTGCGCTCCGGCTCGAGCCGCGTCATCATCGGGCCCAGCTCGCTGGCCGCCACAACAACTCCACGAGATCAGGGGCGAACGGCACACATCCGTGGCAAGCACAGGCGCAATGCACAAACACGTGTTCTCATCGGTAGAGAATCTTGCAAGCGCTCCAGGTCATGAGGCGCCAGTGGGGCGGGACACGGCCGGCCTGTCCTTCTCATCCCATGCGGCATCTGGCATGCTTCCCCCATGCCGCAATGCCCCTCGTGCAAGCGCCCAGCCGCCGCTGGCAGTCGCTACTGCAGCGCCTGCGGTGAGCCGCTGCCGGCCCCCGGTCCGGACGATACCGTCGTCACCTCCAGTGAAGACACCGCGGTGGACTCGGCGCTCAGGGCTCCACGCAGTGGTCCCGGAAGCTCGGCGACCCTGCCGGGCAGCCGCTCTTCGCGGCGACCGGATTCCACCTCATCGTCCCTCGATTCGGGACGCTTCCCGCCGGGAACCTTGCTCGCCGGTCGCTACCGCGTCGTAGCGCTGCTCGGACGTGGGGGCATGGGCGAGGTCTACCGGGCGGACGATCTGAAGCTGGGCCAGCAAGCGGCGCTCAAGTTCCTGCCGCCTGCACTCGAACGGGACGAGGCCCGGCTCGGGCGCTTCCTGAACGAGGTGCGCGTCTCGCTTCGCGTCAGCCATCCGAGCGTGTGCCGGGTCCATGACGTCGGCGAGGCCGACGGACAGCATTTCCTCTCCATGGAGTACGTGGATGGCGAGAATCTGGGATCGCTGCTGCGTCGTGTCGGGCACTTGCCCCAGGAAAGGGCGGTCCAGGTAGCGCAGCAATTGTGCGCCGGGCTCGCCGCCGCCCACGAGCAAGGCGTCCTGCATCGCGACCTCAAGCCTGCCAACGTCATGATCGATGGGCGCGGCCAAGTGAAGATCACCGACTTCGGTCTCGCCAGCCTCATGGACGAGCTGCCGTCGGACATCCGGTCGGGCACGCCAGCATACATGGCGCCGGAGCAGTGGTCCGGCCAGACGATCGGTGTCCACAGCGACATCTATGCGCTGGGACTCGTGCTCTACGAGTTGTTCACGGGAAAGCCCGTCTTCGCTGGTCGCACCCCGGAAGAGGCAGCTCGCCTGCATCGTGATGCCGAGCCCACGAGCCCCGCCAGCCTGGTGGAGGACCTCGATCCGGCCGTGGAACGGGTGATCATGCATTGCCTGGAGAAGGACCCGGAGGACCGACCGGCGTCGGTGCGCGCCGTCGCGGCGGCCTTGCCGGGGGGAAATCCTCTGGCTGCCGCTCTCGAGGCCGGCGAGATCCCTTCTCCCGAGCTCGTTGCCCTGGCCCAGAAGAGCGGCACCTTGCGCCCGGCCCTGGCTTGGGCGCTCCTGGCCGCGGTGCTGCTGTTCCTGGGGGCGAACATCTTCTTGGGCGGGCGCACGCTCCTGGTGCGGAGGGTGCCGCTCGAGAAGTCGCCGCAGGTCCTCGAGGCACAAGCGCGTCAGCTCCTCGTCGACCTGGGCTACACCGCGCCCCCTGTCGATGCCATCTCGGAGTTCGTACCGAACCTCCCCTACATCGAGCATCTGGACCGGGCGCAAACGGCAAACTCCACACGTTGGAGCGTGCTGCGGCAGGCGCAGCCGGCGGCCTTGCGCTTCTGGTACCGCCAGTCGCCGCGTTTGCTCGTGCGCAAGTCGGCGGGAAGCATCGGCGATTGGATGGACGACCCCGAACCGACCTTCCCGGGAGAAGTGCGCGTCGCGCTGGACACGCAGGGACGATTGATCTGGTTGCAGGCGGTCCCGCCCGACTCGGCTGCCAGCGATT
Protein-coding sequences here:
- a CDS encoding PKD domain-containing protein gives rise to the protein MSRRSSRPFGVLALVALTLPLAARPLGAEEVLRLPFQPGPDFVGWVEDAFVLVLRPGTRPQVERQPDGRPRVDVPSLQRLLDTHRVQQFEALFPGAERPAPGARRPDLTGHYRVTLPAGSGREAALAAFAADPTVQRVERIGMHAVHAEPNDPYFRDSPNPNFNFDQWHYWDTHSVHVDQAWDTQTGSSGVVVAILDTGVRYFHVDLGGNSAQWGPSNPFAGGNIFINPGETPGNALDDDLNGFVDDTIGWDFVAQGGGGGVTCLDADCSGVDNSPDDGVGHGTHVAGTVSAITNNGSIVSGMAGGWSNGAPSGAGTGVKILPLRIGYLGRIGGQTTGIVRMDWAAQAMQYVAALVDHGVHVVAVNCSWSSSDTGGLGAAVDNLMAHDVMVVHSAGNSNSTVADFLGGRTDVLNVAATDKLGNGASFTNSGSWVDVAAPGVEILSTYRNPNDPNPANHYLALSDGTSMASPHIVGIAALLESCNPALTGPQKFALIVNNTDPYNDVRLLGSGIANAAEALGAASCAVACDLVANFSATPTTGCASLSVGFTDLSTGTGIVGWAWTFGDGGTSTLQNPAHLYTAAGTYAVRLIVSSASCSDTLLVPNLVTVQPPAPTAAFSALPATGEVPLLVAFTDQSAPTPSAWSWSFGDGGTSTQQNPSHTYQTPGTYDVTLIVSNPCGADTLTQAGAIVALPSTTAVPFEGGIAGTTSWAWPNPLGPSTQIFFRLEREAPVDIVIFDVGGRPVRRLTSRSFGPGVHGLPFDGSDDRGHRLASGLYVYRFSAAGRVETRKLVVSR
- a CDS encoding serine/threonine-protein kinase; translated protein: MLAGRYRVVALLGRGGMGEVYRADDLKLGQQAALKFLPPALERDEARLGRFLNEVRVSLRVSHPSVCRVHDVGEADGQHFLSMEYVDGENLGSLLRRVGHLPQERAVQVAQQLCAGLAAAHEQGVLHRDLKPANVMIDGRGQVKITDFGLASLMDELPSDIRSGTPAYMAPEQWSGQTIGVHSDIYALGLVLYELFTGKPVFAGRTPEEAARLHRDAEPTSPASLVEDLDPAVERVIMHCLEKDPEDRPASVRAVAAALPGGNPLAAALEAGEIPSPELVALAQKSGTLRPALAWALLAAVLLFLGANIFLGGRTLLVRRVPLEKSPQVLEAQARQLLVDLGYTAPPVDAISEFVPNLPYIEHLDRAQTANSTRWSVLRQAQPAALRFWYRQSPRLLVRKSAGSIGDWMDDPEPTFPGEVRVALDTQGRLIWLQAVPPDSAASDSAARRGPWQPLLQAAGFEAQHMRAVEPSWTPPVFADERAAWIGSYPEAPETAIRVEAASYQGRPVSFRIIEPWNRPAVAPPLHRSFWKRASEQVETGWFLVVMLGASFVAWRNVRLGRGDRKGALRLALYLGALRLLWMFGQHHLPSQDELTIFMANLAWACYRICVVWVFYLAFEPYARRLWPHMMVSWVRLLKGRWRDPLVGRDLMVGLLFGLTFALVVRGSILLPGALGGRIAAPEHEIWTSEALRGTRFVLSSMAGLHTQAVLSTFTGILFLLVLKLLVRKTRLACVLFVGLAVVMFNPNTGEPIAFVASMLVICVLFFLVLFRFGFLPIMLGFTVSDLVRAMPLTFDLSAWYAQASLFPILLLVGLALYGMRAAIAGQSLFHDPVFDARAVAKP